The segment TTGGCAGTTAAACTGGTTCTGTAATcggtagtaaatctccatcacctgctgtTGTCAACTTGAAACagctcaaaattaattttaaaaacgaCTAATTTTCATGACTccgagtcgactctttcttttgaaagaCAGCTACTGTACATGGCACACTTTTAGATTTAAAcatttgcaggatgttttcattcacttagagctgtgttgcactgcatgaaagagagagagcatcaataagaaacaataaaatgaggttataatatattttttattaagataaTGTCTCAAATTATAATGTAAGAGCCACTCTGTATTCCATGCACTAATGAGAGAATACAATGACACAGTAAGCAGGGCTATGAGTTACTAGTACACCTCTTACTGCACTTCAGAAACACTCAACCCCAATCTGACCTCCTGACACTAACAGCAGCGCTTCTCATGACACAGAGGCACCACTGAATCAATGTCCGAACCGTTGGCATTTGTATTTCCAAGAGCTGACCCTGTATTAAGGAATGTTGCTTATGTCTTTCCCCCAATGCTTTTGTGCTTATGTTCCATATACCTAAAAACTGCAAAAATGGTTAAATGTGACTTACATTGTCTAGTTAAGATAAAGAAATATATTGTCAATATCAAAataattgaaattatattatttacactGATTAGAAAAAAGGTCCCCATCTCGCGTATGAACAAGTTCTGTGCAACCACAATAGAAAGAAAATCCACATAGGAGTTTATCTCTGAAGAGGTATCGGCAATTCAAATAATTTTCTGTCTACTTAGAAAGGTTTTTGTGAACAAAGTACTAATTACCAAGAATCAAGTTCGCTGAAAGTCCTTACAGTTTCCCTCCGAAACATATGAACAATACCGGACccgtaaaaacatcacaattctAAGGTGCTTCAACAGAAAAAGACATTTTTGaacttgaataaaaaaagaatgtgtATTTATTACGTATAAATAAAAGGTATTATAATGACCATAAATAAACAAGAAACCCCCTTCTTGACGGTCATCATTTTCCCTGCACCTTTATGTGATCAGATTACAAAATGGTTCAGTTCATCACGTTCCGAATCCTCATAAACCCTTCTTCTCTTTTGGTGCCCTTTCCACTCGTTCCCTTCCCTTTCGATGCTAGAAAGGGGAGAAGAGGGAGCGAACAGTCTCCGTGGAGCAGGCGGAAAAGTCTTCAGACTCGGGCGTGGTGGTAGAGGGACATGGACTGGGGATGAGGGCTGGAGCAGGGAGTCCGCTGGGCGGCTGGGACAGGGCGTCGAGGTGCAGACTGGGAGTAAAGGCTGGGATGTGGAGGCTACAGGTCGGCTGGGTGGTCCAGGCAGCTGCGCTCACATTCTGGTGGCATCCTCGTCGGAGAATCTGCCTCTCCTTATCAAGAGCGGTGGTCTGATGGAAGAAGGGGGGATTTCAGTCATGTGACGGAACATGTGCATGAGAGCAAAATAAAATACTCAGAATAAAGTCACTCCCAGAAGTCCCCAAAATACAGTTTTGGgcgaactatgcctttaataaaagttatttctacattatttattaaaatgataaaataaaagtaatttaataacaattaaaatacataaaaaataatatttaataaaaaaaatttaagttaacATGATAACAATAaattcactacagttcaaaagtttggtgtcacttgagtttttttttttatgtttttgaaaaaagtcatgctcaccatggctgcatttgaTTTATGAAATTAACAGTACTGCTATAATATGAAATTTAAAATTGgtatgttatattttaatatattttaaaatgtacttttcagcattaatgataattaataatgttaaaaaatacagttgcttaatttatttgttattattttaaaaccaggatatattttttcaatattcaTTTGCatcattgagaaaaaaataaaataaaaaataaagaattctcTCCCAAAAAGaatttactgactccaaacttcatctctaaatgaatcatttatagtgtgtgtttaatgcaaataGATATATTTAGTAAGTTTCTTTATTAAAAGTGAGTTTCTATTAAACAAACAATCATTGGGGACAACATTGGGACTGACTGCTGAGCATTTTATTTCTGTACAAGGTTGAAGCTCACGAGAAGCGGGATAGAAGCAGGACAGTGACACAAGCATCACACTGAGGGACAAGCACATCGAATATTCCATGATGTTGAAGCAAATCATGCACATTCTCTCCAGCTGAAAACTTTCACACACAGGAATGACCACAGCAGCAATTTTGGATCATGATATAAGCAGGATTCAGTGCCCAGACTGGGGTTCAACAAAACAGGGGCTGGCGTGCTTCAGTGGACACATAGCGTTACCTTATCCAAAACATGCTCGGGTTCTGATAGAAATCCAGCGACCCTGATCTCTGGATGGAAAAGTCATGGTCGAGCTAAGCGAAGAGAAATCAGTGGAGCTCAGTGCACAATGCTCAGAAATCATCAGCTGTTAGTAAAGAAAATCATTTCAAAGTATTATAATGTCTGAACTCTTTGGCCTCTAGTAAAAGCTGTCCATCACTTCATGATGTCTGCTACTCCGCTCACTGGCTCTTTAATGTTTATTTGGCGTCTGGTTCTTAACTTCAGGCTTGGACAGTTAGTGTGGGCTTACCGTCATCACAGACACTCCCGGGGTGTTGCTGCTGGGCTTGGGCCCAGTGTTAAAGTGCTTCTTGATCTTTCCTGCCACTGACAGCTGGTGCTCGTTTTCTGACAGACCGTCATTCTGAAACAGCCATTGAAACATAGCCAATCAGTTACAGTACTACAGTtatgaaacaagacaaaaaatagtATTAAGACTGTGGCAATCCTATAATTTAGCAATAAGTATATTGTAATGGATTCAGGTTGAATTACTCACAGTGACCCAGGGATGTTCCAGCACCTGCAGCGCTGTGTATCTCTGATCCACTTCCACCTGCAGCATAGACACTATCAGCTCCTGAGGACACAGACGGGACAGAGAGAGTTAGTGCCAATCATGACCTTGAATTAGTGAACACAATGACTTACaggaaacaaaaagtaaaaactaaatactactaataaaaattattaccgtttaataataatagtaggcTTTTTAAAACCAAAACTCAGTTTGATTTTAAAGATTGTAAATTTCATAATTTGTCTATGATACGTTATTTTCTAGTCAGAAAATAATGTATCACTGTAGACAAATTTTGAAATTATCATTATTAGTAGTATGATCAtagtattttgattttaaaaagcacttttttaaaaatgcatatattattattatattttttttatttgaaactaaTTATTTAGTATCATActattttgctttaaaaacatatttagaatataattttgataataaaaagCCTGACTGTTACTTATCAagctatttttctttaaaaaaaaaaatattattcattcattattattcttattatcgTTTTTATTATCtcacatatttgtttattaatccACACATGTTTCACTCACTTTGGCTGAGTCTGATACATTGTCCCAGTACGGAAGAGGGAATTCTAACTGTCCCAGCAGTATTTGGTCAAACAGCGCTTCTTGATCATCAGTGCTCCTGAAATGAAGAGTGCAACTTCAGATGTGCATCAACAGGGGGCGCTCGTTCCATTGCGATCATTGATTGTACAACAAATAGCCACAGCGTGGCGCAGTAACATCTTACATAACCTTACAGCATTGATTACATTACACAAATACACAGCTAGAATGTATTTAAGAATGAATCTTTGACATGTGGACCATTTTTCTACTGGATAAATTCATTCTGATGGTAATTACAGGATTTTTAGAACTACTTTGAAAAGCAATAtgcaaaaagctaaaataaaaaaatcttctcACAAAAGCCATATTTTGTCTTACCCACGAAATGGAGGAAAGCCACAGAGGAGAATATATGTGATGACTCCAGCTGCCCAAATATCTACCTTAAGGCCATACCTAACAACAAACAAAAGGTTTTAGTATTATTGGTCTTATTAGGTGTTTTCTTTAAACTCATTGATTTAAAATGATCATAACAAATCCATGGAAAAACAAATCACACATTCAATGATCCAGATTTGTACAAATGTGTTCAAATATTCACCCGGTCTCTGCGATAATCTCTGGTGCTACATAAGTGGGTGTTCCACAGACAGTGTAGAGGGGTCCGTCCACCACGGTGGCCAAGCCAAAGTCGCCCAGCTTCAGGGATGTGCTTCCATCTTGATGCTCATACACCTGTGAGCCAAAGTACAAAGCCAAGAACAACATTAGACCAAAAACAACCTAGTCTCTTCAAAGCAATCTATATAATGTCATATCCAGCTCTCAATTCCCAAGGTGAACATGAGCCGATCAGTGTCACAAATATGCACTGGCTGCAAATAAACAGATATTTGTGCATTTAATGTCTTTAACCTAAAATCCAATGAGGCTAAAAAAGAAACAGGAGCATAAGCTTGGCTGGCTTTGTGTTTGGcattatataatatgtaaagtGATGCGTTATGAAAAAGCCTCATTCTGCACTGCAAGGTGCATTTGACATGCATGCTTCCAGCCACAAGCGATTATCTTTGACACGCAGAACGCAAGCAAGCGCATATGTGAGACAGACACGGCATTTTCTAGCTCACTGGAGTGCGTTTGAGAATCAGACGGATTTTTTCACTGTTAGCAGGTCACATTTTCAATTATAAGATCTGCAGCATTTCTAGACGAATCCCCAAGCTCATAAACAGGGTTTCATAAACAACACTTCCGTCTTGAATCAGCAGAGGAAGGGCCATTGATTCATAAATGATGTCTGGTAAAAGGTTGATACGAGAGCAGCCTTGGAGAACAGTACAGTCTGTGAACTGTCAATGTGTGAGTCACATCTCAGTTCTTCCGCCGCTGAAGTGATATCACACATATACAGTCAGTCAGTAGGTGGCTGGTCTAGACTCAGTCAAAGAGATCGCAGCAATCATCTCTCTTTCTCCAAACACACTTAAGTAGTTCCAGCCCACAAGACCTATGAGTTTCATCCGCTCCTTTCTTCAGCACGTACAGTACACACAGGAACACATGGCTTGTGGAGGCTGGTGATCAAACAGCGCCACTTTAGGATGTGATAACTATCGCGCTTGTACCTGTGACATGTGTCAGACATGTCAGGATGACATGCATTTTGGAAAAGAAGGAAGGATGGTGTGTTGATAGCTTACCAAAAGGTTCTCTGGCTTGATGTCCCTGTGGACGATGTTAAGGCTGTGTAAGTACTTGATAGCATTGGCCAGGTTGTACAGCATGCCACTGGCATCCCGTTCAGTGTATCTGTTTGTGGAGGTAATGGCATCAAAAAGATCTCCTCcctaaaaataagaacaaaaatgcaaattaaaaaaaatatatgtagatAGGACAGATTCAAAATAGGAGTAAGAAATTTAATTATTGTCttcaatgtataaattaaatataattaaaatatttttaattctacTAAAGTTGTTCAGCCAAGAGCACTAAGTGGTATTcttgtttctgttgttgtttaaCAAAAGTTCTATTAGGCAGCTGTCACTTTATGACCTAATGCATGAAACCAATAtactgactacgtttacatgaaCATCAGTAATCTAATTATTTATCTAATTTTTAATAAGACAATATTATTTCTGCCCAGCTTTAGTCTGAGGTATTTTTGATGTCTACTGCTAGGTGTGTGAATGAAATGGTTACATTGTTGCATCTTGCATCCAAGCTAGGTGGTATTTGCATTAACTCAAACTGATCAACATCACAAGAGTTTTCTTGAGGTCATGTTGTTTATACAAAGCAGGCAGAAAGTTCACGGTGGCCTGGATTGCTGTTCACATGGCAGAAATCCCCTCAAAGAGTCGAGTAAGTGGAACAGCAGCTTAAAATAACGTTCAGTTTAACAGAGCCAGCACGAGGACCCACCAATAGCTAGAATTCATCTGGATCTCCACAAGATGTATAAACCAGCTGTGACTGGATTTTTCTGTCTGTTGATCTATATTTGTTTCCACCTTAGGCTTGAACAGGTGCATTAAAATGTAGTGCACACCTTAACAAGCTCCATGACCAGGTAGAGTTCACTGTAAGTGTCCATTTCTTCAATCAGCAACACAATGTTTGGATGTTTCACTCTTCTGAGGATAGCCACCTCATTCTGGATCATATGCTCCTGTGCAGgagaaatatataaattgtacaaaattgccataaaaataaaagcattttattgaCAAATCATAATGCTTCCTTCTCACCTTTCCTCTGCATTTGCCTTTGTTGATGATCTTCAGAGCGTACGCCCTGCCAGTCGAGTGCTCCACACACTCATGGACTACCGCAAAGTTCCCGTCTCCGATCATTCGGCCCACTTTGTACCGATCCGAGATGGAGCTCGGGACTGTTGGTATCGGCGTCTCCTCCAAGGGCTCGGCTGCAGACGGTAAGGAAGAAAATTAGAGCAAGACTGAGTGGGCCTCATTCAGAATCTGTTTTCATGACTGAAATCTCTGTAGGCAGTGGAGAAATTCGATTCGCAACCAACAATCCTAGTCGGAGAATCTCTTTGAATGCAGCTCAGAAAACAAGACGATAACCCTGCATTCAGTTCACACCTCATGGATTCTTTCATTAGTGCATTACAGTCAGCTACAGCGTGTACAATGAAGTGGAACTGACTGTATAATGAACATCTGCGCAAAGCTTTCAAATGAAGCTGTTGTTGTTGACCTCCACTGCATAATTATAGtgtactataatagtatatgaataatacaaaaataagactGTCTAAACCAGCCTAAAGTGTTGGACTTCTTACCATCACTTACGGGCGCTTCCTCCTCATCCATACTGCAGACTTTGGTAGAGGCCACAGACAGAGAGGAACCACTGTGCTGGGATccctgtgaggaaaaaaaatccaattttaGAAATTCATGGCCAGTGTGTATGAGAAATACAACTCCAAAAACCACCGACAACCAACCACCTAACATCAAATATATGGAGTTTTCCGTCTTTCTTCCTGTGCTGGATATCCTCAAGCTGCCCTGTGTTACTATTCCCATCAGGACTGTCGGCACGCTTGGGACACAATCCTCATTCTCACTTTTAAACACAGCACAGTGTTAGGATAAAACCAGTTATTGGTGTTTCTCAGCTGGTTGCCATGGCAGCAGCAAGTGTGAGCGAAGGTACTGGCTGTGCTGTAAATTGGTTTTCGCTCCTGGATGCCGGCAGTCAGAGTGCAGGGACCTTTTCAGGTCCACGCGGAGAGTAATTGGAATGATGTCTCCGAGAGCACTGCGCACTCCTGGAGCTAGGATGGATTTGGTTGGACGGTAGTGGCGTGCGACGAAAGCCCAGGACGCGCCTCAGAGGGGCTGCTAATGGCAAGAACGAAGTGCAAATCTACAGAGGCGAAACAGTGGAGGGGTCCCGGGGGGTCAGCACACCTACACTCACTGTCTGATAATGGCAGTTTGAGTGGATGCATATGAGACGGCCAAGGTAGGGTCGATTAAGTGTCATCAAACAGTTTTgactcgagtgtgtgtgtgtgtgtgtgtgtgtgtgtgtttctgcatcCTTTTTCTATTTCATTCAGATCACAGTTTGTCCTGGCGCTATCAAAACTCTTGTTACCATGGAAACTGTTGGAGTGTACTAATAATATTTTCCCTCTGTGAGACAGGAAGCAGCCAGAGACGAGTCCATATAAGGCATCTTCCTGTTTCCTGGCAAAATGCTAGGTCAAATCACTCCAAACAGGCTggatttttgtgctttttttttttaggaccgGAAAGAAACAATAAACCATGCAGTAAGTATTTGCCTCTCCACTGATCAGTCATGTTAAATCCATTTATCCACATGCAAATGGAAGTACTCAGTTGCATAACAGTCATGTCAATTATGATGCTGATCCCTGATTACCTCAGTGATCTCTAATGTAGTGTCACAGAACACTATCAAAtcatcctttaaaaataaaacaattagcaGGCTCAGTATCAATAACAATGCAGCATTATTGCATTTTAAGGTCACTCTTGTCATTTTGTTGCAGACTAATTGCATAATGGCTCGAATGACTGATTTGATGCCCGAGTTGATTTTGTTTTGTGGCGATGCGGATGCCGTGGGGAAATTGAATCCAGTGGCCAGACAGGATCCAGCTGTTCTCATCAGGATCGCTGCTACTCTTTTTGGGAATAGCTGTGGAGATGCTAGACCTCTTAGCTGCAACTCCTTTAAGACCAATGTGAGAAAATCTCACAAGAGTCACTTATAATCACAATAATCTAATTACATGACTggctgcattcattttttttttttttttatgcagtcaTTAATACTAATGattgtgcaaaaaataaataaaaattctgctaAGTCTGGGACAAATGAAATGTGATTTAAGGAGCTCTGAGCCAAATTATCCCATATAAAAAGAAGAGGACCCAAAATATTAGTAAAGGACACCCAGTTGAGTTTTTACTAGATAAAGAGACTTActgtttaatgcatttagcaTCTTCAATCATACACACATGATGGAAACGTTTCATGAAATGCTTTGTGGCAAACAGACAATGCATTAGACATTCTTTCTACacataaaaacaactgaaaatgagAGAATGTgatacaaaactaaaacaaaaacaaaactacatgACTAACAATGGCTTGAAAGCAAAGATATACAGGATAATATAACTCAGAAGAGTCCTAAACAAAAAGGTGAAGACTGCAAAACAGTGAAAACAATTAAACACAAGAGGACTGAAAACTACTgtggagacagagaaagaaaagtgGTGATCTTTACATGGGATCATACAATATGCAAGGTGTCTGTTTTTGGAATGAGGAGGAAGTGAGCAGTTAAAGAAAttgctcactcaaaaatgaaaaactcCATGCaagcacattttacaaaatagctctttttctgtttcacaaaagaataggtttggaatgacatgagtaagAGTAGATGATGACAATTACTATCCCTTTATAAGAACGTCATTATTTTGCTAATGTacaataaacagaaacacaagtACATGCGAAAATCCAACTTCTTTTAAAACATCCATGTGAATTGATATCATACTTGGAAGACGCAAGCATTAATTTTGAAATGAATGTTCATGGAATGAATGAAAACACAcatcacatgcacacaaacacaatggCAATTaaacattggaaaaaaaaatacaggtgtGAAAATGCCAAAGGAAAATGTGAAGAGCATGCAACCCAACAGACAGTTTGAGGGACATCATTTAATGGAGATGATGAAGAATGTGTTTTTATGCAATTGAAATTAAATGGAACACATCCACAGAATACAGCTAAAACTAAGGAATTAAACAGGTGCATTTTCAATTCAATCCTTAACAGCACTCAACTCTTTTAATGTCCTCACTTTTCATGTTACGCAACACCTAATGCACTCATACTACCTTCtagttaattttcatttaatctcaCAACTATGATGATACGATTTAAACTGTAACCTCATTTACCTCGATTCATCCTCGTTTAAGACAGATTGAGCTGGATTAGCAGACTTGGAAACAACATCCCTATTTTATGTTTTCTGACAcggattaaaaatgtatttgtcgcCATAGCATCTAATGCATATGTGTTCCATATTTTTCCCCACAGGAACTGAGATCTtgtgaaaagaaagagaaatgatgGAGGGGAAATgcctgaggacacacacacacacacactcgtagaCATTCTCAGTATAGATCCGGCACTCTTGTGTAGCTCGTTTCTAAAAGTGGGTCATGTGTTAAATGTAATCCACAGCCCGGGCTTGAGTGGTAAagctaattaataataaatcagtagTAATGATCAGTGTTTAATTCATTCACGTGGAAGGCATGAGGTCATTTAAAACTGGAGTATAAACTTTCAGtgatggtatatatatatatatatatatatatatatatatatatatatatatatatatatatatatatatatatatatatatattacagcagTGCTAGTGGAGTACTGCTGTAATCACACACATTATCAATGTATTAGTGCACACTGAATAAGCAAGCCACAATAACAACATTAAGTGACTCATATAGATTCATAATCTAGATAAGGACGTGCCTGCTTCTTTGGAAGCATTTGGAGAGAACATTCAGTTCTTTTGCATTTGTATCgtatttatgtaaatgttttttctccTTCCTTCATTCACAGAACTCCACTGGGGAGTTTTCAAAGCCTGACCCACTTATGCAGGAGATGGTTGTATAGACGCTGAGATGCGTCGCTGCTTTGGGAAGATCTGACTGTCCCAAATTCTCATTCTGCAACAGCAATAAGCTGAGAGCAAAGCCATCTGACATAATCAAACAGCAGAGAGATCATCCAGCTTCAAGAGCTCAGGCTGCAGGAAGGGATAAGATAAAGAATGACGAGAATCTGAGAGTCTTTGCTAGTGGGTGGAGGGTGAACACAAAGTGCTCTGCGCCCCTGTCTCTCAACCGGCACGTCGACCGAATCGCATTTAGAATCATTAAAAGTCAGACTCTTCCTCAAGAAGATGTTTAGCCACTTCCAATGTAATCTGGAACAATTTAGAATATAAAAAGTTGAACATGTCTGTACTTTCTTTCAGAGGTGCAGTCAATTACGTTTTGCTTTCAAACTCATATAAAAGATACACGTCATAAcgtcatacaaaaaaaatcagttgcAATGCTATTGAAGAAATGCAATATTTGCAGTCAACCATTAATTCAGTCAACcattaaccaagaaaaaaaaaatgctagtcaTGTGATCTTTACATGGTGGCCCCCATATGGCAAACCAGAAATATCTGTTATACTAATAGCATTTATCTTGGTTTCAGATGAttggaattttatttttgttatttttttgcaagAGTGTACATGATACATGAGGGTTAACCATAATAGGAGagcacttttattaattaatttaaaaaaaaaaaagtcagtgagAACAATGTTAAGAACATAAACCAGTCTTTCACTATGAACTGGTTTGAGGTCAGTAAAGCGTAGTAGTGGCCAACAGTTTCTGATTAATCTATTTTGGGTCAATATCAGCACGTGATTTCGCTGGCTGCAGAACAGTACTTTAACTGTCTGCAGCTGGATTTGATGTGTCCCAAAAGCTCAATATTTTTATCATTTGGAATGGAGTGCCGTatcctcagtgattgaatgctcTGGTGCATTTTAGTCATGGAGAACTAAGAAAGAGTATTAGACAGACACTCAGAAAGAATGGAAGACAGGGAGACCCTTGactcttgagagagagagagagagaagcaagaATAATCACTCGGGTTTAAGGCTCATATTATAACCTGAGAGAAACTCTGGACTGGTAAGAAGTTTAGTCCTCAATGCGTTAGTCTATCAACTGCAGGATTAGAGATAGTTTGACCTGGTCAAAAGCGTCCCAATCGTACTCAAACTTTCCTCAGAAATCAAATAGTAATGTATTTCTATTGGgggtgaataaaaaaaacacttcctgGTGAATTGCATGCTCCTTCAACAGCATGTATCATGCCATTTCTCTTTCTCAATGCTGTCTCATTCAGGGTCCAAAATTAGCACTGGCCAAGCACcaaatgtgaataaatatttgttatggttggtaaataaaaaacataatttgctcATTGGCAGGTAATATTAAAAAGAAACTGCAGTATAGCACATGACTTATATGTAAAGTCATACCCTCACTGATGTAAGTGATGTGAGCGAATCAATTTAAAGATAGGAAAAAAGTGCATGCCTTCAGATGACTTGTACTTGAGTGAAAAACCTTGGAAAAATATAGGAGACTTCTGAACTCAATGTGGTGACACTTGAGAGGAATATTTCTCGATTTTTAGCAAATCgagcgaacgcaatagtaaatcgagggaacg is part of the Carassius auratus strain Wakin chromosome 10, ASM336829v1, whole genome shotgun sequence genome and harbors:
- the LOC113110034 gene encoding serine/threonine-protein kinase DCLK1 isoform X1, translated to MEEHFDERDKGQRTSRSLGRTNGLFSPSHSAHCSLYRTRTLKALSQEKKAKKVRFYRNGDKYFNGIVYAISSDRIRTFDALLADLTRTLSDNVNLPQGVRIIYTIDGSKKITSIDQLVEGESYVCGSTEAFKKLDYSNNVNPNWSVNVRALGSSKCPTSLASLKSGPQSKEGKDFIRPKLVTIIRSGVKPRKAVRILLNKKTAHSFEQVLTDITDAIKLDSGIVKTIYTLEGKQVMCLQDFFGEEDIFIACGPEKFRFQDDFMLDESECQVVKSTSGKMGSLNRSSPRSLTLSRRSKSPSGSVNGTSASQLSTPHSAKSPSPSPTSPGSLKKHRGSQHSGSSLSVASTKVCSMDEEEAPVSDAEPLEETPIPTVPSSISDRYKVGRMIGDGNFAVVHECVEHSTGRAYALKIINKGKCRGKEHMIQNEVAILRRVKHPNIVLLIEEMDTYSELYLVMELVKGGDLFDAITSTNRYTERDASGMLYNLANAIKYLHSLNIVHRDIKPENLLVYEHQDGSTSLKLGDFGLATVVDGPLYTVCGTPTYVAPEIIAETGYGLKVDIWAAGVITYILLCGFPPFRGSTDDQEALFDQILLGQLEFPLPYWDNVSDSAKELIVSMLQVEVDQRYTALQVLEHPWVTNDGLSENEHQLSVAGKIKKHFNTGPKPSSNTPGVSVMTTTALDKERQILRRGCHQNVSAAAWTTQPTCSLHIPAFTPSLHLDALSQPPSGLPAPALIPSPCPSTTTPESEDFSACSTETVRSLFSPF
- the LOC113110034 gene encoding serine/threonine-protein kinase DCLK1 isoform X3, which encodes MLCTPLCSPLLHSLESALSECCCFLPPGIALCFKMLQYEVNGTSASQLSTPHSAKSPSPSPTSPGSLKKHRGSQHSGSSLSVASTKVCSMDEEEAPVSDAEPLEETPIPTVPSSISDRYKVGRMIGDGNFAVVHECVEHSTGRAYALKIINKGKCRGKEHMIQNEVAILRRVKHPNIVLLIEEMDTYSELYLVMELVKGGDLFDAITSTNRYTERDASGMLYNLANAIKYLHSLNIVHRDIKPENLLVYEHQDGSTSLKLGDFGLATVVDGPLYTVCGTPTYVAPEIIAETGYGLKVDIWAAGVITYILLCGFPPFRGSTDDQEALFDQILLGQLEFPLPYWDNVSDSAKELIVSMLQVEVDQRYTALQVLEHPWVTNDGLSENEHQLSVAGKIKKHFNTGPKPSSNTPGVSVMTTTALDKERQILRRGCHQNVSAAAWTTQPTCSLHIPAFTPSLHLDALSQPPSGLPAPALIPSPCPSTTTPESEDFSACSTETVRSLFSPF
- the LOC113110034 gene encoding serine/threonine-protein kinase DCLK1 isoform X2, with amino-acid sequence MEEHFDERDKGQRTSRSLGRTNGLFSPSHSAHCSLYRTRTLKALSQEKKAKKVRFYRNGDKYFNGIVYAISSDRIRTFDALLADLTRTLSDNVNLPQGVRIIYTIDGSKKITSIDQLVEGESYVCGSTEAFKKLDYSNNVNPNWSVNVRALGSSKCPTSLASLKSGPQSKEGKDFIRPKLVTIIRSGVKPRKAVRILLNKKTAHSFEQVLTDITDAIKLDSGIVKTIYTLEGKQVMCLQDFFGEEDIFIACGPEKFRFQDDFMLDESECQVVKSTSGKMGSLNRSSPRSLTLSRRSKSPSGSVNGTSASQLSTPHSAKSPSPSPTSPGSLKKHRGSQHSGSSLSVASTKVCSMDEEEAPVSDAEPLEETPIPTVPSSISDRYKVGRMIGDGNFAVVHECVEHSTGRAYALKIINKGKCRGKEHMIQNEVAILRRVKHPNIVLLIEEMDTYSELYLVMELVKGGDLFDAITSTNRYTERDASGMLYNLANAIKYLHSLNIVHRDIKPENLLVYEHQDGSTSLKLGDFGLATVVDGPLYTVCGTPTYVAPEIIAETGYGLKVDIWAAGVITYILLCGFPPFRGSTDDQEALFDQILLGQLEFPLPYWDNVSDSAKELIVSMLQVEVDQRYTALQVLEHPWVTNDGLSENEHQLSVAGKIKKHFNTGPKPSSNTPGVSVMTLDHDFSIQRSGSLDFYQNPSMFWIRPPLLIRRGRFSDEDATRM